The Qipengyuania pelagi genome segment AACAAGGAGGGCGAGAGAGTTCTTGATTTGCGTTGGGAAGAGCTCGGTGGCCTAGAAGTGACCGCTCCCGACCGTCAGGGTTTTGGATCGATGCTGATAGAGCGCAGTCTGGCCCAGCAATTTGGCTGCAAAGTTCAGATCGATTACCGACCGGAAGGATTGACCTCCCGGTTCAGCGTTCCATCGAAGCTTGTTTTGGCTTCGTAGCATTCATGACCTTCATAGCTTCATAACAAGGCCTTTAACCCGGCGTTGCAGCACCTCCGGGAAATTCGCACGGATTGCCTCGGAACTTGGGCGATCATCGTGACATTGATCGATTAGGAGGCTAACATGTTACTCGAAAAAATCAAAACCCCCGGACTTTCCCATCTTTCTTACTTGCTCGGGGCGGGAGGTAAGGCTGCCGTTATCGACCCTCGTAGGGACTGCGAAATCTATGTCGAGAAGGCACGAAACGAAGGCCTGCGGATCACCCATATCTTCGAGACCCATCGCAACGAAGACCTGGTTTCCGGTGCGCCCATACTCGCAGAGCTGACCGGGGCGGAAGTGTTCCACGGCCCCAACGCGGACGGCGAGGTGGTATACGCAAAGACCACGAGAGAAGGCGACTGCCACGCGATCGGTCAACTCGAGATCCGCGTCCTCGAAACTCCGGGCCATACCTTCGACCACGTCGCCTATGCCATCTTCGATAGCGAGTATCCCGACAAGGCAGTCGGCGTTTTCACCGGCGACGCGCTGTTTGTCGGCGATGTTGGCCGAACCGATTTCTACCCCGATCGCAAGCGCGAGGTCGCGAGCTTACTCTTCGACTCGCTTCACAAGATCTGCGATCTTGGCGACCAGGCAATTATTTATCCCGCACACGGTGCCGGTTCGGTGTGCGGATCGGGTATGGCGGACAGGGAGTTTTCTACGGTCGGTCACGAGCGCCGCAACAACCCAATGCTCCAGATCGAGGATCGCGACGCGTTCATCGATCGCAAGGTGAACGAGAACCATTACCAACCACCCTATTTCCGGCTGATGGAACATCTCAACCTGGTGGGCGGCGAGGCCGCACCGCGCGTGCTCCGACCCCAACCGATGAGCCTTGGCGAACTATCGTCCTGCGATGCCGGCAGGGTAATCGATGTCCGCGAGCCACTTGCCTATGCGGCGGGGCATCTTCCGGGCAGCATCAACCTACCGGTCGGCATGATCCCGGCCTTTGCCGGATGGTTCGTTAGCGAAGGCGAAAAGCTCGCGCTGGTGGCTTCGTCGCAGGACCAGCTATCAACCGCAATGGAGCATCTGGTGAGGATTGCACTCGACAACATCGTCGGGGGATATGTCGGTGTGGTTCCAGCCGCAGCCTCGGGGAAAACCATGCGCTCGATCCCGATGATCGGGACGAAAGAAGTCGAACGCCGCTTGCAGGAAAAGCCCGGCGACTGGACCTTGCTCGACGTGCGAGATGCTGACGAGCGGCAGGCGCAAGCGATTGAAGGGTCTCGTCACATCTATGTCGGCGAACTGAACGAGAAGTGGAAAGACCTCGACCCCCGCCAGCGTTACACGCTCATGTGCGCGAGCGGCATGCGCGCGACCGTCGCCGCCGGCTGGCTTGATGCGCATGGGTTCGACCATCTCGATGTGTATCTGGGTTCGATGGGGGCCTGGAAAGCCGCGTCTTAGCGGGCTAGTCTCATGGGCGCTGCGTAGCCAACGGTTGGGAAACTGGTCCGAGAGCCGATCCCGAAATATCTTTCCACGCTTGCTTTTCGCGTTGGCTAGAACTTTTTTCGCGCGCACTTATCGCTTAGCCCACAACTTCCGCTTTCCACGGTAGCGGGAATTAAGCGGTATGTCCGCAGTCGGCCCAGCAGCCGCCGTCGATAAGGCGTCCTGATTTTGGACGTTCACGGCTGCTTTCGGATCCCCTTTTAGCTGCCGATGCGGCGAATTCGAAAGCAGACGTAGAGCTGGAAACTGCCCGCGATTTAAGGGTCGCTCGGCTATAATTTCGTTAAGCGTTCAGCTCGCCGAGGCTTACCAACCAGCCACACGCCCGTTTCCGCCACCAGTTCCATCGAACAGATCGGAGCGCCATCTTCGTAGAGATCGGCGTGTCCGGCTTCGACCATGGCCTTGGCCTTGTCCAAAGCTCCGGCAATCGAGAGACATTCGAAGTCGATCTCTTCAATCACGGAATTGTGATCATCGCGGGCGCGGAGCTTGTAGCTATGCATCACTTGCTTTCCGCTCCGTATTCGCTGGAACTCTTTTTGCCGCCTTGGCCGCCCCGGCCGGAGCCGGACTTGTTGCCGCCGCCGCTTTCCTTGTTGACGGTCGCCCAGGCGCGACGTTCGGCTTCTTCCTGCGAGACGCTGCGGTCCTCGTAGCTCACTTCGATGTGCTCGGCCTTGCGCTTCTGCTTGTCGGTGTATTTGTCCTTGTCTCCCTTCGCCATAACGTTTCTCCTCGTGTCGTGTCGAGAACCCGTCCGCGCTAAGAAAATATATGAGCAACCCCGTATGGGGCAAGGGTTCCACGAAGAGATTGTCTTACGTTTGCAACGGGTTATCGTAGGGGCGCTGCTCGGCTGTCTACAGGAGAGAGCATCCCACCCGGCAATTGCAGCACTCGGGTTGGTTATCCTATCAGCTTGCGACGAGCGCGAAGACCTCATCCCGGGGACCCGGGCAGAAAGCGGAATAGCGAACCATGGAACTCAACCCCGTCACATCCATCGAATGGCTAGATTGGGATATCATCAGCCGGCTTGGCGTGGCTGCAATTCTCGGTCTGGTGCTGGGGCTCGATCGCGAGTGGCGCGGCCATGCCGCTGGCATGCGAACGCATGGCCTGATCTGTGTCTCGGCTGCGGCCATGGTCGTGTCGATCATGGCCCTGTACCATCAGCTCGACGGTCCGCGGATGGACCCCTTGCGACTGTTCGAGGCAGCCGGAGCGTTCATCGGGATAATCGGGGCCGGCCTGATCGTCTTCAGCAAGGGCCAACTCCACAATCTGACGACGGCGGCCCATCTATGGCTAGCGACCATGGTGGGTATTGCCTGCGGTGCTGCGCAATGGCCCCTGGTGGCAATTCTGACCGTAGTCAGCCTGATCATGATCACGGTCTTGCGGGTTGCGGAGGACAAGTTCGGCAAGGAGGACCGCAACATCGCGCGCTCGATCGGAAGGTCGCCCGACGAATAGGCGTCCGCGTCATATCCACGTATCCGTCGGAGCAGCGGTCAGCCGCGCTGTGTCGCCCGTCACTCGGGCCGACAGATCATATCATCGGTTTGCCGCCGGTAACGGCGATTGTGGCTCCCGAGATATAGCTCGCTTCGTCGCTCGCCAGCATGACGT includes the following:
- a CDS encoding plasmid stabilization protein, which encodes MAKGDKDKYTDKQKRKAEHIEVSYEDRSVSQEEAERRAWATVNKESGGGNKSGSGRGGQGGKKSSSEYGAESK
- a CDS encoding MgtC/SapB family protein: MELNPVTSIEWLDWDIISRLGVAAILGLVLGLDREWRGHAAGMRTHGLICVSAAAMVVSIMALYHQLDGPRMDPLRLFEAAGAFIGIIGAGLIVFSKGQLHNLTTAAHLWLATMVGIACGAAQWPLVAILTVVSLIMITVLRVAEDKFGKEDRNIARSIGRSPDE
- a CDS encoding MBL fold metallo-hydrolase, whose protein sequence is MLLEKIKTPGLSHLSYLLGAGGKAAVIDPRRDCEIYVEKARNEGLRITHIFETHRNEDLVSGAPILAELTGAEVFHGPNADGEVVYAKTTREGDCHAIGQLEIRVLETPGHTFDHVAYAIFDSEYPDKAVGVFTGDALFVGDVGRTDFYPDRKREVASLLFDSLHKICDLGDQAIIYPAHGAGSVCGSGMADREFSTVGHERRNNPMLQIEDRDAFIDRKVNENHYQPPYFRLMEHLNLVGGEAAPRVLRPQPMSLGELSSCDAGRVIDVREPLAYAAGHLPGSINLPVGMIPAFAGWFVSEGEKLALVASSQDQLSTAMEHLVRIALDNIVGGYVGVVPAAASGKTMRSIPMIGTKEVERRLQEKPGDWTLLDVRDADERQAQAIEGSRHIYVGELNEKWKDLDPRQRYTLMCASGMRATVAAGWLDAHGFDHLDVYLGSMGAWKAAS